From one Streptomyces sp. SCSIO 30461 genomic stretch:
- a CDS encoding peptidase, which produces MRRLSAPAGLRRGAAGLAAAGLLAVTGLAAVPAQAAESDPVFTLSGPSDVGLHAYPASGKPRKAVVDFTVDNPSEDEEEGFFEGEYTVTLDLSGLAGVADVRFDPEGAGSADCKITGTLGVCHDWGVWPGLSSVARLEITAAKGSEVGVSGTIKVTGQAEGATFTSHSTRVEVGGVDLVMKPLKLKEEVKPGDAQPARLAFANSGTSAAQGVLITLMYSHGIEIPERYTNCEYAKDGDDFFGTAYSKAVCVLDGPFEAGAVYELTEPFTVKATKHAFYEDFIYRVEEMSPSALKEERGGASFTRGTGAPLTLKKMSAAARGADLDPWDNQQEQSIRAENTADFVAYGASVEKAAAGETVRTTIGFRNNGPAWIAYLRSGEAIGTVDVKVPQGAKVTEKPKICRAATASGDLREKQLGASRYFCAVPMVVLEKENFALPFEMKIEKVVKQATGSVTVRNWYDEQPALHFDPDMRNNTAKIVLNGKDESGATAGSSGSTGGSTGGSAGGSSTEGATSGGTEESGGTSGSGSTSGSGSGTGGGLASTGTTVLLTGGAAAAALALGTVLYAKNRRRAAQR; this is translated from the coding sequence ATGAGACGCCTTTCCGCCCCGGCCGGGCTGCGCCGCGGCGCAGCCGGCCTGGCTGCCGCCGGGCTGCTGGCCGTAACCGGTCTCGCCGCCGTACCCGCCCAGGCGGCCGAGTCGGACCCGGTCTTCACCCTCAGCGGCCCATCCGATGTGGGCCTGCACGCGTACCCCGCGTCCGGCAAGCCGAGGAAGGCGGTCGTCGACTTCACTGTGGACAACCCCTCCGAGGACGAGGAAGAGGGCTTCTTCGAGGGTGAGTACACCGTCACCCTCGACCTGAGCGGTCTGGCCGGTGTCGCGGACGTCCGCTTCGACCCCGAGGGCGCGGGCAGCGCCGACTGCAAGATCACCGGGACGCTCGGAGTCTGCCACGACTGGGGTGTCTGGCCGGGGCTCAGCAGTGTCGCCCGCCTGGAGATCACCGCGGCGAAGGGAAGCGAGGTCGGCGTGTCCGGGACCATCAAGGTCACCGGCCAGGCCGAGGGCGCGACCTTCACCTCCCACTCGACCAGGGTCGAGGTCGGTGGTGTGGACCTGGTCATGAAGCCGCTCAAGCTGAAGGAGGAGGTCAAGCCGGGCGATGCCCAGCCCGCCAGGCTCGCCTTCGCCAACAGCGGCACCTCCGCCGCCCAGGGCGTCCTGATCACGCTCATGTACTCGCACGGCATCGAGATCCCCGAGCGCTACACCAACTGCGAGTACGCCAAGGACGGAGATGACTTCTTCGGGACGGCGTACTCGAAGGCGGTCTGCGTGCTCGACGGGCCCTTCGAGGCGGGCGCGGTCTACGAGCTGACGGAGCCCTTCACCGTCAAGGCGACCAAGCACGCCTTCTACGAGGACTTCATCTACCGCGTCGAGGAGATGAGCCCGAGCGCGCTCAAGGAGGAGCGCGGTGGGGCCTCGTTCACCAGGGGCACCGGTGCGCCCCTCACGCTGAAGAAGATGTCGGCCGCGGCGCGCGGCGCGGACCTCGACCCCTGGGACAACCAGCAGGAACAATCGATCCGCGCCGAGAACACCGCGGACTTCGTCGCGTACGGCGCGAGCGTCGAGAAGGCGGCGGCCGGTGAGACGGTCAGGACGACCATCGGCTTCCGCAACAACGGCCCCGCCTGGATCGCCTACCTGCGCTCCGGTGAGGCCATCGGCACCGTCGACGTAAAGGTGCCGCAGGGCGCCAAGGTCACCGAGAAGCCGAAGATCTGCCGCGCCGCCACCGCCTCCGGAGACCTGCGCGAGAAGCAGCTCGGCGCGTCCCGCTACTTCTGCGCCGTCCCGATGGTGGTGCTGGAGAAGGAGAACTTCGCGCTGCCCTTCGAGATGAAGATCGAGAAGGTCGTGAAGCAGGCTACCGGCTCCGTCACCGTGCGTAACTGGTACGACGAGCAGCCCGCGCTGCACTTCGACCCGGACATGCGCAACAACACCGCCAAGATCGTCCTGAACGGCAAGGACGAATCGGGAGCCACCGCCGGCTCCAGCGGTTCCACGGGTGGCTCGACCGGCGGTTCCGCCGGCGGTTCGAGCACCGAGGGCGCAACGAGCGGCGGCACCGAGGAATCGGGGGGCACGTCCGGCTCGGGCTCCACCTCCGGCTCGGGCTCCGGGACCGGCGGCGGGCTCGCCTCGACCGGCACCACGGTCCTGCTCACCGGCGGCGCCGCCGCGGCGGCGCTGGCACTCGGCACCGTCCTGTACGCCAAGAACCGCAGGCGCGCCGCACAGCGGTAG
- a CDS encoding GMC family oxidoreductase, with translation MSDLPASSAARNQDGNDGNDGSDGNDGNDGSDVNDGNDGSDVSEADSAYDYDVVVIGSGFGGSVSALRLSEKGYRVGVLEAGRRFTRETLPKNSWDLRNYLWAPALGLFGIQRIHLLGNVMVLAGAGVGGGSLNYANTLYVPPAPFFNDPQWKDITDWQDELKPYYDQAKRMLGVRLNPTMTLSDVHLKATAEAMGVGDTFHMAPVGVFFGDGKDAATEDGTGTAKVQPGAEVPDPYFGGAGPTRRACTECGECMTGCRHGAKNTLNENYLHLAEQVGAVIHPMTSVVAVTEDSRGGFAVRTLPTDKKRKGHGRTFTARRVVVAAGTYGTQSLLHRMKDTGLLPRISARLGEMTRTNSEAIVGAQTDNRRYRKAHGAKKVDFTRGVAITSSIHPDADTHIEPVRYGKGSNAMGGVTVLQVPFSAKHRVARWTGRIARHPWLAMRALSNRRWSERSIIGLVMQSLDNSLTTYRKPKGLGKGLLTARQGHGAPNPTQIAIATEAATLLAKEINGFAGSNIGELVGAPITAHFLGGCPIGASAESGVIDPYHRLYGHPGISVVDGAAVSANLGVNPSLTITAQAERAMSFWPNKGEEDTRPEQSAAYERLAPVAPKAPAVPADAFGALNLPFLGIPAVPPKK, from the coding sequence ATGTCCGATCTTCCTGCGTCCTCAGCAGCCCGGAACCAGGACGGGAACGACGGGAACGACGGGAGCGACGGGAACGACGGGAACGACGGGAGCGACGTGAACGACGGGAACGACGGGAGCGACGTGAGCGAAGCCGACTCCGCATACGACTACGACGTCGTCGTCATCGGCTCCGGATTCGGCGGCTCGGTCTCGGCCCTGCGCCTCAGCGAGAAGGGCTACCGCGTGGGCGTCCTCGAGGCGGGCCGCCGCTTCACCCGCGAGACCCTGCCCAAGAACTCCTGGGACCTGCGCAACTACCTGTGGGCCCCGGCCCTCGGCCTCTTCGGCATCCAGCGCATCCATCTGCTGGGCAATGTGATGGTGCTGGCGGGCGCGGGGGTCGGCGGCGGCTCCCTGAACTACGCCAACACGCTGTACGTGCCGCCCGCCCCGTTCTTCAACGACCCGCAGTGGAAGGACATCACCGACTGGCAGGACGAGCTGAAGCCGTACTACGACCAGGCCAAGCGGATGCTGGGCGTGCGACTCAACCCGACCATGACCTTGTCCGACGTGCACCTCAAGGCGACCGCCGAGGCCATGGGCGTAGGTGACACCTTCCACATGGCGCCGGTGGGCGTCTTCTTCGGCGACGGCAAGGACGCCGCCACCGAGGACGGCACCGGCACCGCGAAGGTCCAGCCCGGTGCGGAGGTGCCCGACCCGTACTTCGGCGGTGCGGGCCCCACGCGCCGTGCCTGCACCGAGTGCGGCGAGTGCATGACCGGCTGCCGCCACGGAGCCAAGAACACCCTCAACGAGAACTACCTCCACCTCGCCGAGCAGGTGGGTGCGGTCATCCACCCCATGACCTCGGTCGTCGCCGTCACCGAGGACTCGCGCGGCGGCTTCGCGGTCAGGACCCTGCCCACCGACAAGAAGCGCAAGGGCCACGGGCGCACGTTCACGGCGCGGCGGGTCGTCGTCGCCGCCGGGACGTACGGCACCCAGAGCCTGCTGCACCGGATGAAGGACACCGGTCTGCTGCCTCGGATCTCGGCGCGGCTCGGTGAGATGACCCGCACCAACTCCGAGGCGATCGTCGGCGCCCAAACCGACAACCGCCGTTACCGGAAGGCGCACGGCGCGAAGAAGGTCGACTTCACCCGCGGTGTTGCGATCACATCGTCGATCCACCCGGACGCCGACACCCACATCGAGCCGGTCCGCTACGGCAAGGGCTCCAACGCCATGGGCGGCGTCACCGTGCTCCAGGTGCCCTTCAGCGCCAAGCACCGGGTCGCGCGCTGGACCGGGCGCATCGCCCGGCATCCCTGGCTGGCGATGCGCGCTCTCTCGAACCGCCGATGGTCCGAGCGCTCCATCATCGGCCTGGTCATGCAGTCGCTGGACAACTCGTTGACCACGTACCGCAAGCCGAAGGGCCTCGGCAAGGGCCTGCTCACCGCCCGCCAGGGACACGGAGCGCCGAACCCCACGCAGATCGCCATCGCCACCGAGGCAGCCACGCTGCTCGCCAAGGAGATCAACGGCTTCGCCGGCTCCAACATAGGTGAGCTGGTCGGCGCCCCGATCACCGCGCACTTCCTGGGTGGCTGTCCGATCGGCGCCTCCGCCGAGTCCGGAGTGATCGACCCGTACCACCGGCTCTACGGCCACCCGGGAATCTCGGTCGTCGACGGTGCGGCGGTCTCCGCGAACCTCGGTGTGAATCCGTCCCTGACGATCACGGCCCAGGCCGAGCGGGCGATGTCGTTCTGGCCCAACAAGGGCGAGGAGGACACCCGCCCGGAGCAGAGCGCGGCATACGAGCGACTGGCGCCGGTGGCGCCGAAGGCCCCGGCAGTGCCGGCGGATGCCTTCGGCGCGCTGAATCTGCCGTTCCTGGGGATTCCGGCGGTCCCGCCGAAGAAGTGA
- a CDS encoding succinic semialdehyde dehydrogenase — MTDSQALAPHSSPLGTNPVAAAPAGARTAADVVTPEVVAQLTRGVVGTGRTANHTPFTGEKLADLPESTPDDVAEAFVRARAAQPAWAATSARARAAVLLRFHDLVLARQAEVLDLIQLETGKARLHAQEEVLGVAIAARHYGRMAPAYLKPKRHTGAVPLLTKTTELRQPRGVVGQIAPWNYPFELSVGDALPAFVSGNAVVMKPDTETALTALWARDLLIEAGLPAGVFQVVLGEGPVIGPEVVKHADYVSFTGSTRTGREVAQGAAARLVGVTLELGGKNAMLVLHDADVDKAAAGAIRACFSSAGQLCISIERLYVHESIADAFLERFAARTKAMRLGRSLAYGAEMGSLVGERQLENVKRHVEEAVAKGATVVAGGVHRTDIGPYFYEPTILDGVEAPMAVCGEETFGPVVSIYRFTDEDDVIEQANATAYGLNASVWTKDGRRGHAVAARLRTGTVNINEGYAPAYGSVRAPMGGMKDSGLGRRHGSEGILKYTEAQTVAHQRLMPLAPSFGMDDEKFAALMTTSLKAMKALRLR, encoded by the coding sequence ATGACGGACTCGCAGGCCCTCGCTCCCCACTCCAGCCCCCTCGGCACCAACCCGGTCGCCGCCGCCCCGGCCGGGGCGCGCACCGCGGCCGATGTGGTCACGCCCGAGGTGGTCGCCCAGCTCACACGTGGTGTCGTCGGTACGGGCCGCACCGCCAATCACACACCCTTCACCGGGGAGAAGCTCGCAGATCTGCCCGAGTCCACGCCCGACGACGTGGCCGAGGCGTTCGTCCGTGCCCGCGCCGCCCAGCCGGCCTGGGCCGCGACCTCCGCGCGAGCCCGAGCCGCCGTGCTGCTGCGCTTCCACGACCTGGTGCTCGCGCGCCAGGCCGAGGTGCTGGACCTGATCCAGCTGGAGACCGGCAAGGCCAGGCTGCACGCCCAGGAAGAGGTGCTGGGTGTCGCCATCGCGGCCCGGCACTACGGGCGCATGGCGCCGGCGTATCTGAAACCGAAGCGGCACACCGGCGCCGTGCCGCTGCTCACCAAGACCACCGAGCTGCGCCAGCCGCGCGGAGTGGTCGGCCAGATCGCTCCCTGGAATTATCCGTTCGAGCTGTCCGTGGGCGACGCCCTGCCCGCGTTCGTCTCGGGCAACGCCGTCGTGATGAAGCCCGACACCGAGACCGCGCTCACCGCGCTGTGGGCCCGCGACCTGCTGATCGAGGCGGGGCTCCCGGCCGGGGTCTTCCAGGTCGTGCTCGGCGAGGGCCCCGTCATCGGCCCCGAGGTCGTCAAGCACGCCGACTACGTCTCGTTCACCGGCTCCACCCGCACCGGACGCGAGGTCGCACAGGGTGCCGCCGCCCGTCTCGTCGGGGTCACCCTCGAACTCGGCGGCAAGAACGCGATGCTGGTGCTGCACGACGCCGACGTGGACAAGGCCGCGGCCGGCGCCATCCGCGCCTGCTTCTCCTCTGCCGGACAGCTCTGCATCTCCATCGAGCGGCTGTACGTGCACGAGTCGATCGCCGATGCCTTCCTGGAGCGCTTCGCGGCCCGCACCAAGGCGATGCGCCTCGGCCGCTCCCTCGCCTACGGCGCCGAGATGGGTTCCCTGGTCGGCGAGCGCCAGCTCGAGAACGTCAAGCGCCATGTCGAGGAGGCCGTGGCCAAGGGCGCGACCGTCGTCGCGGGCGGTGTCCACCGTACCGACATCGGCCCGTACTTCTACGAGCCGACCATCCTCGACGGCGTCGAGGCGCCGATGGCCGTATGCGGGGAGGAGACCTTCGGGCCGGTCGTCTCGATCTACCGCTTCACGGACGAGGACGACGTGATCGAGCAGGCCAACGCCACCGCCTACGGGCTGAACGCCAGTGTGTGGACGAAGGACGGCCGACGCGGCCACGCCGTCGCCGCCCGGCTGCGTACCGGCACCGTCAACATCAACGAGGGCTACGCGCCCGCGTACGGCAGTGTCCGGGCGCCGATGGGCGGCATGAAGGACTCCGGCCTCGGCCGCAGGCACGGTTCGGAGGGCATCCTCAAGTACACGGAGGCCCAGACCGTCGCCCACCAGCGGCTGATGCCGCTCGCCCCGTCCTTCGGTATGGACGACGAGAAGTTCGCCGCCCTGATGACCACGTCCCTGAAGGCGATGAAGGCCCTGCGCCTCCGGTAG